One Salmo trutta chromosome 24, fSalTru1.1, whole genome shotgun sequence genomic region harbors:
- the LOC115160598 gene encoding calcium-binding protein 39 — MPFPFGKSQKSPAEIVKSLKENVAYLEKLDAAESKKCEKVAEEVSKNLSSLKEVLCGTGDKEPQTEAVAQLAQELYNTNLLIALIANLQRIDFEGKKDVVQLFSNIVRRQIGTRTPTVEYISSHPQILFMLLKGYETAEVALNCGMMLRECLRHEPLARSVLFSEDFYCFFRYVELSTFDIASDAFASFKDLLTRHKIMCADFLETNYDRVFTEYEKLLHSENYVTKRQSLKLLGELLLDRHNFTVMTKYISRAENLKMMMNMLRDNSRNIQFEAFHVFKVFVANPNKTQPVLDILLKNQAKLVDFLSHFQTDRSEDEQFCDEKNYLIKQIRDLKRPPPPEEA; from the exons ATGCCTTTCCCCTTCGGGAAGTCTCAGAAGAGCCCAGCAGAGATTGTGAAGAGTCTGAAGGAGAATGTGGCTTACTTGGAAAAGCTGGATGCGGCAGAAAGCAAAAAATGTGAAAAG GTTGCAGAAGAGGTGTCTAAGAACCTGTCATCTCTGAAAGAGGTGCTGTGTGGTACAGGGGACAAGGAGCCCCAAACTGAGGCAGTTGCCCAACTGGCCCAGGAGCTCTACAACACCAACCTCCTTATTGCTCTCATTGCTAACCTGCAAAGGATTGATTTTGAG GGAAAGAAGGATGTGGTCCAGCTGTTCAGCAACATTGTACGGCGTCAGATTGGCACCCGTACGCCCACGGTTGAGTATATCTCCTCACACCCACAGATCCTCTTCATGCTGCTGAAAGG GTACGAGACTGCGGAAGTGGCTCTGAACTGTGGGATGATGCTAAGGGAGTGCCTGCGTCATGAGCCCCTGGCGCGCAGTGTTCTTTTCTCTGAGGACTTCTATTGCTTCTTCCGCTATGTAGAGCTGTCCACCTTCGACATCGCCTCAGATGCTTTCGCTTCATTCAAG GATCTTCTCACGAGACATAAGATTATGTGCGCAGATTTTCTGGAGACCAATTATGACAGGGTGTTTACAGAATATGAGAAGCTCCTGCATTCCGAGAATTATGTCACCAAACGGCAGTCCCTGAAG CTCCTGGGAGAGCTTCTTCTGGACAGACATAACTTCACTGTGATGACCAAGTACATCAGTCGTGCAGAGAACTTGAAGATGATGATGAACATGCTGCGAGACAACAGCCGCAACATCCAGTTTGAGGCCTTCCATGTCTTCAAG GTGTTTGTTGCCAACCCCAACAAGACGCAGCCTGTGCTGGACATCCTGCTGAAGAACCAGGCCAAGCTGGTGGACTTCCTGAGCCACTTCCAGACAGATCGCTCTGAGGACGAGCAGTTCTGTGACGAGAAGAACTACCTGATCAAGCAGATCCGCGACCTGAAGAGGCCCCCGCCACCAGAGGAGGCATGA